In Ptiloglossa arizonensis isolate GNS036 chromosome 6, iyPtiAriz1_principal, whole genome shotgun sequence, a single window of DNA contains:
- the Lana gene encoding laminin subunit alpha, which yields MARWLLIVSLAGLLVHEVRNEILTPPYFNLAEGKEIIASATCGVDTPGPELYCKLVGANADQHEDINLIQGQVCDYCDPDNPEKTHPPEYAVDGMETWWQSPPLSRGMKYNEVNLTINLGQEFHVAYVYVKMANSPRPGLWVLEKSKDYGKTWSPWQYFSDTANDCLTYFGVDSYKPITRDDSVICTTEYSQIVPLEGGEIPISILNNRPSAKHYFNSTLLQEWTRATNVRFRFLRTKNLLGHLMSLVREDPTVTRRYFYSIKDISIGGRCMCNGHADTCDVLDPKLPKKLFCRCQHNTCGPQCATCCKGFEQKKWRQSTTAKKFTCEPCNCFGHSDECKYDPEIDEKHLSLDIHGNYEGGGVCKNCRDNTEGINCNRCKSRFYRPRDKPLNATDVCQPCNCDVFYSTGNCTDAANKCECRKEYRSPNCDSCNDGYYGYPNCVPCQCHHIGTDGDYCEAIDGSCPCKPNYAGHYCNLCAEGYYNFPECLPCECNPLGSLDGICEVVSGNCTCKNNYGGRTCDVCEDGYFNYPTCTYCKCDTRGTESGICEKSDGSCLCKEGYGSARCDQCISGYYGYPNCRPCNCSSEGSSTVSCDATGKCSCLTNFAGKTCDQCSPGYYMYSECTACNCDSHGSIGASCDAEGKCQCRENFDGARCDQCKEGFYNFPTCEGCNCDPAGVLETFQGCGSLPAGELCQCKDRVEGRICNQCRPLFWNLQPYNPHGCEECHCNIPGVIGNIGECDTKNGQCICKPGVTSRSCDQCVDGTYNLQESNFFGCTDCACDIGGSVSSLCDKQTGQCQCQPRVTGLTCQEPLKAHYFPTLHQFQYEAEDGRTPSNSPVRYGFSEDHFPGYSWKGYAVFSDLLDEIILTVYVQKSSLYRMVLKYVNPNNEPILGIITITPENPSEVEQQFKVNFKPTVKPSFVTVAGAHGNHPSPMVMDPGRWSFSIVIKRSLFLDYFVLLPSEYYEASILTQDVNIPCEVGYKGLCRHYGYPNLIRFDSVHGAGGFLNENNVRIPLTEYFAEKDILREIDRDKVPLINDRQEEIHFDLRVSKPGVHVLLVTYVTPKDENVTSTLLIEADTVGKGKATLYPCKYTSICRQVVTDTYGRVAAMNFPSNYISLILTGEPTSNVAIDSVVAIPYHQWSLDYVKPKSICVKKDGVCVKGQFPGAADAKKIEFESISTVPESTNKPFGIYDNATKLVYLDDKNTMVDIHAKVFQPGDYVFVVQYYQPDYPEYELDVLVQNGKFYEAKMSVPHCPSNSGCRSVVRQTDGNIGFQLIENFMITFKESTANGLWLDYILVVPREQYNEKILKKIQFDQTKEFIKKCGYNHFHINITEEGFCRDSIFSLTANYNNRALPCNCDIDGTISFECEKFGGKCPCKPNIIGRRCEICKTGFYGFPNCKPCNCPSTALCESETGACSCPSRVTGERCNQCEVGTYGFHPIVGCEECNCSPLGVIDGDMQCDLLNGSCKCKENVVGRQCDKCQPGYSQFPHCEKCDCDARGTTVDICDQYTAECFCKANVQGSACDVCKEGTFNIQENNEEGCTKCFCFGKTTRCVSAYLYRSQVSDMSGWGLAVLTEKGLNLMLLVTDPQKFNETTVATNFVDNFGEVVYFSAPSAYLGSKLTSYGGHLNYTVHYSTGPLGNAVSAADVILQGSDTTLFYYADEQPPSFTNFQASLELIESNFFTYNRLAATREQLMVVLENLRGIYIRAIYWDLSIRASLSYVFLDVTTESYSSRYNVVASSVEQCQCPPNYHGLSCEECASGYYRVQSGPHGGCVSCECNGHADTCDVNTGICLDCEDGTTGDHCEFCQVGYYGNATGGTPSDCLICACPLPVPSNNFATGCEVNEEGNKISCACLPGYYGGRCEVCASGFYGNPEIYEDYCKPCECSGNIDTNQVGSCDSVTGECLHCLNNTFGEACNYCAPGFFGDAVQRKDCRNCQCKECGMEHCDNFTGQCYCRENVVGESCDRCEDDHYGYESCDGCKACSCDLASESSQCDENTGQCKCKPGVTGRRCDQCVPGYWNYGSEGCTSCGCNTGYSVGVSCNTTTGQCTCLPGVIGEKCDHCPYRHVLIPGQGCFACDSCTGDLLDITDDLSKLLDPVFREYSTVAESYFTTQRLKFINDTVNDLYPEVKLLDPSRVNFLPLQQDVKMLMSEVSNQKREIEFTADDSVKWKLAAENTLKDMNDLESNVIKEIQFVRSTVSEVESLALNIELGTGAKVDSALKEATEILKKIQEVSFVNFRDLATDQADQANSLVSEMFEYNVPVNNLSAIAEDLSSKIRNVTEKMDDLLEITWNAQELASTVDRLNQENRIAAETGSFDVVKNATAEANEDLTVSEELNKSATESMEIADNNVAILMRDAMDDSARTLNATILQNDQMLVNLTDPVQKAHDHAEYLYNRSLDLDSLLTDTRNTDAVKAVSAYRNIGAAIEAAREAAANAIDAVNNVTYLCNGIEQRMLNSRNAALRLLMSAKDTLAKTKGKPEEDLDNAQADATYISSQNKRNKDLLDNIDKVLSSIPSPSSMTVQDAMNLAVHVEQNIKLSINDMNGVIDRIPKDLKETKQLSKDISELVRDISQTKKQLETVDKYVPIIVESLNSLNDKQKVIDTQGKDLQSKIEALKNKIANARELADRFKIGLTFYRNTTLELKNPESLPLLATSTKVSLYFRTNKTNGFLLYLGNEENAKLPRSKTHDYMALLIESGYPVLIIDLGSGPEKIINNKFVSDNVWRQIIVDRTGKNVKLIVRDDIGEGKDRLYEKGHALPGSYSIFNVDQEHSKLFVGGYPSSFNMQDAVTASSFEGEMEELVIGEIPVSFWNFIDGENNQKAAIERDKLINFQPSTGYRFDRYGYAILSKRNFHISPDSKKFSIKLNFKTFAEDGLIYLMGKGKQFLSLEMKAGHVLYQYDLGDGETNLRSSSKYNDGNWHNLEALRFERMGVLKLDGLDLVNSKAAGNNKTLVSSDHIYFGGYPPNAKHPYDPVTNEGFEGCIDDVVILDTVVDLTRNIQAFGVIPGCPARFASLVSFEENMPGYVKWPNVSVPDTLQVNLKFKTLANDGLIFYITDQDTEAVSFLSLIDGILVFTSQGKELGTSLSGIKFNDNEWHVVTATHSMDSLKLDIDDTKNYSTDIEPPPLLVHHGSMYIGGLPISFGIEQIGSMNSFVGCIGDATLNGAIINFANTIERPHAFLGKCKGGDPSSLPSVAEPESGVLPPLLPTESPEDNIEASTYINIIEVDSERETEEEEPNLEGRGGYHDELITTTESTTSTQRSIPMHVDQCRLPYYPAIDPDLDNAWRFGTARNSRLEYRSLNGRYKNDYDFQIDVKTMAEDGIIFYTSDLNNQNLIAVYVNNGKLHYKFDCGSGPALLISEKNINDNQWHIVIFKRKGNYGELIVDEEPRVTGYSQGTTETINVSPPFYVGGVLQDASSKVYNMIGTNQTFSGCLANFMVNGQPVGEPISKVGVISCSKRVESGLFFFPGNGSNLFRALDRFTVGRTVDIQMDIKPRSTSGHLLSVHGKRDYLVLEMINGTVKFLVKTAKGSIETSFEPTNPNSLCDGNWHNIRAVKQKNSVLLSVDHKTAPPGIGGKNVAGVLSKHPIFIGGHPMLGKRLRGSTSQAQYVGCISNIHINMRPINLGPERAYGQVIAGVCPTI from the exons ATGGCGAGGTGGTTGCTGATAGTTTCGTTGGCCGGTCTACTGGTCCACGAGGTGAGAAACGAAATCCTAACACCGCCGTATTTTAATCTCGCCGAGGGCAAGGAGATCATCGCGTCGGCCACGTGTGGCGTCGACACCCCCGGCCCGGAACTCTACTGCAAGCTCGTCGGCGCGAACGCCGATCAGCACGAAGACATCAACCTGATACAGGGTCAG GTATGCGATTACTGCGACCCGGATAACCCGGAAAAGACACATCCACCGGAGTATGCGGTCGATGGGATGGAGACCTGGTGGCAATCGCCACCACTCTCCAGAGGCATGAAGTACAACGAGGTGAATCTGACGATCAATCTGGGACAA GAATTCCACGTGGCGTACGTTTACGTGAAGATGGCGAATTCTCCTAGACCCGGACTCTGGGTACTCGAGAAATCGAAGGACTACGGCAAAACCTGGTCACCTTGGCAATATTTCTCCGACACGGCCAACGATTGTTTGACTTACTTCGGCGTGGACAGCTACAAACCCATCACCAGGGACGACAGTGTAATCTGCACTACCGAGTATTCTCAGATTGTCCCATTAGAAGGCGGTGAAATACCGATTTCAATTTTGAATAACCGTCCTTCCGCCAAGCACTACTTCAACTCGACGCTTTTGCAAGAGTGGACGAGAGCGACGaacgttcgttttcgtttcttgcGGACGAAGAATCTGCTGGGACATCTGATGTCATTGGTCAGGGAGGATCCAACCGTGACCAGAAGA TATTTTTACTCGATCAAAGACATTAGCATCGGCGGTAGGTGCATGTGCAACGGACACGCGGACACGTGCGACGTGCTGGATCCAAAGTTGCCGAAGAAACTTTTCTGCAGGTGTCAACACAACACTTGCGGGCCTCAGTGCGCGACTTGCTGCAAGGGCTTCGAGCAGAAGAAGTGGCGACAGTCCACGACGGCCAAGAAGTTTACGTGCGAAC CGTGCAACTGTTTCGGCCATTCCGACGAATGCAAGTACGACCCGGAAATCGACGAGAAACACTTGTCCCTGGATATTCACGGTAACTACGAAGGTGGCGGTGTATGCAAGAACTGTCGGGACAATACAGAGGGGATCAACTGCAATCGTTGCAAGTCACGATTCTATAGACCGCGGGACAAGCCTCTCAACGCTACCGACGTCTGCCAAC CTTGCAATTGCGACGTCTTCTATTCGACCGGGAATTGCACGGACGCTGCGAACAAATGCGAGTGTCGCAAGGAATACAGGTCGCCTAATTGCGACAGTTGCAACGACGGATACTATGGCTATCCAAACTGCGTACCCTGCCAGTGTCACCACATAGGAACGGACGGAGATTACTGTGAAGCGATCGATGGCTCCTGCCCTTGCAAACCAAATTATGCCGGCCATTATTGCAACCTTTGCGCGGAAGGCTACTACAATTTTCCCGAATGTTTGC CTTGCGAATGCAATCCTTTGGGTTCCCTCGACGGTATCTGCGAAGTAGTTTCCGGTAACTGTACGTGTAAGAATAATTACGGTGGAAGAACGTGCGACGTTTGCGAGGACGGTTACTTCAATTATCCCACCTGTACAT ATTGCAAGTGCGACACACGCGGGACCGAGTCcgggatttgcgaaaaatcggATGGATCCTGTTTGTGCAAAGAAGGATACGGTAGCGCTAGGTGCGACCAGTGCATCAGTGGATATTACGGATATCCAAATTGCAGGCCCTGCAATTGCAGTTCGGAAGGATCGTCCACCGTTAGCTGCGACGCTACCGGCAAATGCTCCTGCCTGACTAATTTCGCTGGGAAGACTTGCGATCAGTGCAGTCCTGGATATTACATGTATTCCGAATGCACAG CCTGCAATTGCGACAGCCACGGTTCGATCGGCGCTTCTTGCGACGCGGAGGGTAAGTGCCAGTGTCGAGAGAACTTTGACGGTGCCAGGTGCGACCAGTGTAAAGAAGGCTTTTACAATTTTCCGACCTGCGAGGGATGTAACTGTGACCCAGCGGGTGTTCTCGAGACCTTTCAGGGATGCGGCTCGTTGCCCGCCGGTGAGCTCTGTCAATGTAAGGATCGCGTCGAGGGAAGGATATGTAATCAATGTAGGCCGCTCTTTTGGAATTTGCAACCTTACAATCCCCATGGCTGCGAAG AATGTCATTGCAATATACCCGGCGTGATTGGAAATATCGGCGAGTGCGACACAAAGAACGGTCAGTGTATCTGCAAACCCGGAGTAACGAGCAGAAGTTGCGATCAATGCGTGGACGGAACGTACAATCTCCAAGAAAGCAATTTCTTCGGCTGCACAG ATTGCGCCTGCGACATCGGTGGATCCGTCAGTTCGTTGTGCGACAAACAGACAGGGCAGTGTCAGTGTCAACCGCGCGTCACCGGTCTAACGTGCCAGGAGCCATTGAAGGCTCACTACTTCCCGACTCTTCATCAGTTCCAATACGAAGCGGAGGACGGCAGAACACCTAGCAACAGTCCGGTTCGTTACGGTTTCTCCGAGGATCACTTCCCGGGATACAGTTGGAAGGGTTACGCGGTATTCTCCGATCTTCTAGACGAGATCATCTTAACCGTTTACGTTCAAAAGTCGTCCCTGTATCGGATGGTTTTGAAATACGTGAACCCGAACAACGAACCGATACTCGGTATCATTACGATCACTCCTGAAAATCCGTCGGAAGTGGAGCAACAATTTAAAGTGAACTTCAAACCGACCGTTAAACCGTCGTTCGTGACCGTCGCAGGAGCCCACGGTAACCATCCTTCGCCTATGGTGATGGACCCGGGCCGTTGGTCCTTCAGCATCGTCATTAAAAGGAGTCTCTTCCTCGATTACTTCGTGCTGCTCCCCTCCGAGTATTACGAGGCATCTATTTTAACCCAGGACGTGAACATCCCTTGCGAAGTTGGATACAAGGGGCTCTGTCGTCATTACGGTTATCCAAATTTAATCAGGTTCGACTCTGTTCACGGAGCTGGTGGATTTTTGAACGAGAACAATGTTCGAATTCCTCTTACCGAGTATTTCGCCGAAAAGGACATTCTCCGGGAGATCGACAGGGACAAAGTTCCGTTGATCAACGACAGACAGGAAGAGATACACTTCGACTTGAGAGTGTCGAAGCCGGGTGTACACGTGTTATTGGTGACGTACGTCACGCCCAAAGACGAGAACGTCACGTCGACGCTCCTCATAGAGGCCGACACAGTTGGCAAAGGAAAAGCTACTCTGTATCCGTGCAAGTACACGAGCATCTGCAGACAGGTTGTAACCGATACCTACGGCAGAGTGGCCGCCATGAATTTCCCTTCGAATTACATCAGTTTGATATTAACCGGAGAACCCACTTCCAACGTTGCCATCGATTCGGTCGTGGCCATCCCCTACCACCAATGGTCTCTGGATTACGTGAAGCCCAAATCGATTTGCGTTAAGAAGGACGGCGTGTGCGTGAAAGGTCAATTTCCCGGTGCCGCGGACGCTAAGAAGATCGAGTTCGAGAGCATCAGCACGGTACCAGAATCCACGAACAAACCTTTCGGTATCTACGATAACGCCACCAAACTCGTCTATCTGGACGATAAGAACACGATGGTCGATATACACGCCAAGGTATTTCAGCCCGGAGACTATGTATTCGTCGTGCAGTATTATCAGCCGGATTATCCGGAATACGAGCTCGACGTCCTGGTGCAGAACGGGAAATTCTACGAAGCGAAAATGTCCGTTCCCCATTGCCCCAGCAACAGCGGTTGTCGGAGCGTTGTGAGGCAAACTGACGGCAACATCGGGTTCCAGTTGATCGAGAACTTTATGATTACCTTCAAGGAGAGTACCGCCAACGGACTCTGGTTGGACTACATTTTGGTAGTTCCCCGTGAACAGTACAACGAGAAAATCCTCAAGAAGATTCAATTCGATCAAACGAAGGAGTTCATCAAGAAATGCGGGTACAATCATTTTCATATAAACATTACCGAGGAGGGTTTCTGTCGCGACTCGATTTTCTCGTTAACGGCCAATTATAACAATCGAGCTTTACCGTGTAATTGCGACATCGACGGTACGATAAGCTTCGAGTGCGAGAAGTTTGGTGGAAAGTGTCCGTGCAAGCCCAACATCATTGGTAGACGATGCGAGATTTGCAAAACAGGATTCTACGGGTTTCCAAACTGCAAACCGTGTAACTGTCCGAGCACGGCCCTCTGCGAATCGGAGACAGGTGCTTGTAGTTGTCCTTCGAGGGTCACCGGTGAACGCTGCAATCAGTGCGAAGTGGGAACGTACGGATTCCATCCGATAGTCGGCTGCGAAGAGTGTAACTGCTCCCCCCTTGGCGTGATCGACGGCGATATGCAGTGCGATCTTCTAAACGGTAGTTGCAAGTGCAAGGAGAACGTCGTTGGGAGACAGTGCGACAAGTGTCAGCCCGGGTACTCGCAGTTCCCGCATTGCGAGAAGTGCGACTGCGACGCGAGGGGCACCACCGTCGATATCTGCGACCAGTACACCGCCGAGTGCTTCTGCAAGGCGAACGTCCAGGGCTCCGCCTGCGACGTATGCAAAGAGGGCACCTTTAATATTCAAGAGAACAACGAGGAGGGTTGTACCAAATGTTTCTGTTTCGGGAAGACTACCAGATGCGTGTCCGCGTATCTGTACAGGAGCCAGGTGTCCGACATGTCGGGCTGGGGCCTTGCCGTGTTGACCGAGAAGGGTCTAAATTTGATGCTTTTGGTAacggatccgcaaaaattcAACGAGACCACCGTCGCGACTAACTTCGTCGACAACTTCGGCGaggttgtgtatttttcagcGCCGAGCGCTTACTTGGGAAGCAAGTTAACATCGTACGGAGGGCATTTAAATTACACCGTTCACTATAGCACCGGACCGCTCGGTAATGCGGTCAGCGCGGCCGACGTGATCCTTCAAGGTAGCGACACGACGCTCTTCTACTACGCCGACGAACAGCCGCCATCGTTCACGAACTTCCAGGCATCGCTGGAATTGATCGAGTCGAACTTCTTCACCTATAATCGACTTGCCGCTACCAGAGAACAACTTATGGTGGTTCTCGAGAACCTTCGGGGTATATACATCCGAGCAATCTACTGGGATCTTAGTATCAGGGCTTCTTTGTCCTACGTGTTTCTAGACGTGACGACAGAATCCTATTCGTCTCGGTACAACGTTGTGGCTAGCAGCGTCGAGCAGTGCCAATGCCCACCCAACTATCACGGACTTTCGTGCGAGGAATGCGCCTCGGGATACTACAGGGTACAATCTGGACCTCACGGAGGATGCGTTAGTTGCGAGTGTAACGGTCACGCCGACACTTGCGACGTCAACACTGGAATATGTTTG GATTGCGAAGACGGCACCACCGGTGACCACTGCGAATTCTGTCAGGTAGGTTACTATGGAAACGCAACCGGGGGAACTCCGTCGGACTGCCTCATCTGCGCCTGTCCTCTTCCCGTACCATCGAACAACTTCGCGACCGGTTGCGAggtgaacgaagaaggaaacaagaTAAGCTGCGCCTGTCTTCCAGGTTATTACGGTGGCCGTTGCGAGGTTTGCGCCTCCGGTTTCTACGGGAATCCAGAAATCTACGAAGATTATTGCAAACCTTGCGAGTGTTCCGGAAACATCGACACGAATCAGGTCGGTTCGTGCGACTCCGTAACCGGAGAGTGTTTGCATTGCTTGAATAACACTTTCGGAGAGGCTTGCAATTACTGCGCCCCGGGATTCTTCGGCGATGCCGTCCAAAGGAAGGATTGTCGCAATTGTCAATGCAAGGAATGCGGAATGGAGCACTGCGACAACTTCACTGGCCAGTGCTACTGTCGCGAGAACGTCGTCGGAGAGAGTTGCGATCGTTGCGAGGATGATCATTACGGTTACGAGAGTTGCGACGGATGCAAAGCTTGCAGTTGCGATCTAGCCTCCGAGAGCAGTCAGTGCGACGAAAACACCGGCCAATGTAAATGCAAACCCGGCGTCACTGGACGCAGATGCGACCAATGTGTTCCGGGATATTGGAATTACGGATCCGAAGGGTGCACCTCGTGCGGATGCAACACCGGGTACTCGGTCGGGGTCTCCTGCAACACAACCACTGGACAGTGCACGTGTCTACCGGGCGTTATCGGAGAAAAATGTGATCATTGTCCGTACAGGCACGTCCTGATTCCGGGGCAAGGATGTTTCGCCTGTGATTCCTGTACCGGAGACTTGTTGGACATTACCGACGACTTGTCCAAACTTTTGGATCCCGTATTTAGAGAGTACAGTACAGTCGCCGAAAGCTACTTTACCACTCAAAGATTGAAGTTTATCAACGACACGGTGAACGATCTCTACCCGGAGGTGAAACTCCTCGATCCTAGTCGAGTGAACTTCTTGCCTCTCCAACAAGATGTTAAAATGCTGATGTCGGAGGTTTCGAACCAGAAACGCGAGATCGAATTCACCGCGGACGACAGCGTCAAGTGGAAACTTGCGGCTGAGAACACTCTGAAGGATATGAACGATTTGGAGTCGAACGTGATCAAAGAGATACAATTCGTGAGGTCTACGGTGTCCGAGGTGGAATCCTTAGCCCTGAATATCGAATTGGGCACAGGCGCGAAGGTGGACAGCGCTTTGAAAGAGGCCacggaaattttgaaaaagattcAAGAGGTCTCGTTCGTTAATTTCCGTGACCTTGCGACGGATCAGGCCGACCAAGCCAACAGTCTCGTATCGGAGATGTTCGAGTACAATGTGCCGGTTAATAATTTATCCGCGATCGCCGAGGATTTGAGTAGCAAGATCAGAAACGTGACCGAAAAAATGGACGACCTTCTTGAAATCACTTGGAACGCTCAGGAACTGGCCAGTACGGTCGACAGGTTGAACCAGGAGAACAGAATCGCAGCGGAAACTGGAAGTTTCGACGTGGTAAAGAACGCCACTGCCGAAGCGAACGAGGACTTGACGGTCAGCGAGGAACTTAACAAAAGTGCTACCGAATCTATGGAGATTGCCGATAACAACGTTGCGATATTGATGAGAGACGCGATGGATGATTCCGCGAGGACATTGAACGCAACGATTTTACAGAACGATCAAATGCTGGTGAACTTGACCGATCCGGTTCAGAAGGCGCACGACCATGCCGAGTATCTCTACAATAGGTCTTTGGACTTGGACAGTCTGTTGACGGATACGAGGAACACGGACGCCGTGAAAGCCGTCTCTGCTTATAGAAACATCGGGGCGGCTATCGAGGCGGCCCGTGAAGCAGCAGCCAACGCCATCGACGCCGTCAATAACGTTACCTATTTGTGTAACGGAATCGAGCAGAGAATGTTGAATTCGCGAAACGCGGCTCTGCGTTTGTTGATGTCGGCCAAGGATACTTTGGCAAAGACTAAAGGAAAACCGGAGGAGGACTTGGACAACGCTCAAGCGGACGCCACCTATATTTCCTCGCAGAACAAACGCAACAAGGACCTCTTGGATAACATCGACAAGGTTCTTTCCAGCATCCCGTCGCCCTCCTCTATGACCGTTCAGGACGCCATGAATCTGGCCGTACACGTTGAACAGAACATCAAGCTCTCTATTAACGACATGAATGGCGTCATTGACAGGATACCGAAAGACCTCAAGGAGACCAAGCAACTCTCGAAGGATATCTCGGAATTGGTGCGCGATATATCTCAGACGAAGAAGCAGCTCGAGACAGTTGACAAGTATGTCCCGATTATCGTCGAATCTTTGAACAGCTTGAACGATAAGCAAAAGGTGATCGATACGCAAGGGAAGGATCTGCAGAGCAAGATCGAGGCATTGAAAAATAAGATCGCGAACGCGAGAGAATTGGCCGACCGTTTCAAAATCGGCTTGACGTTCTACAGAAACACCACCCTTGAACTGAAGAACCCTGAAAGCCTTCCGCTGTTGGCTACGTCCACCAAAGTCTCTCTGTACTTCAGAACGAATAAAACCAATGGTTTCCTTCTGTACCTTGGTAACGAAGAGAACGCAAAGTTGCCACGGTCGAAGACGCACGATTACATGGCCCTCCTGATCGAGAGCGGGTATCCGGTACTGATCATCGACTTGGGATCCGGGCCTGAAAAGATCATCAACAATAAGTTCGTATCCGACAACGTCTGGCGACAGATAATCGTCGATAGAACGGGTAAGAACGTCAAGTTGATAGTCCGCGACGACATTGGCGAGGGCAAGGATCGACTATACGAAAAAGGGCACGCGTTACCGGGCTCGTACTCGATATTCAACGTGGATCAAGAGCACTCGAAGTTGTTCGTCGGCGGTTACCCCTCGTCTTTCAATATGCAAGACGCCGTTACCGCGTCCTCGTTCGAAGGTGAAATGGAAGAGCTCGTCATAGGCGAGATACCGGTATCATTCTGGAACTTCATAGACGGGGAAAATAATCAGAAAGCGGCGATCGAGAGGGACAAGTTGATCAATTTCCAACCGAGCACTGGCTACAGATTCGACAGATACGGATACGCGATCCtgagcaaaaggaatttccacaTATCGCCGGATAGCAAGAAGTTCAGCATCAAGCTCAACTTCAAAACGTTCGCGGAGGACGGACTGATATATTTAATGGGGAAAGGTAAGCAGTTCTTGTCCCTGGAAATGAAGGCCGGTCACGTACTCTATCAGTACGATCTCggtgacggagaaacgaatctaaGATCTTCGAGCAAGTACAACGACGGAAACTGGCACAACCTGGAGGCGCTTAGATTCGAAAGAATGggcgttctgaagctcgacggACTAGATCTGGTGAACAGCAAGGCGGCAGGAAATAACAAGACTTTGGTATCCTCCGATCATATCTATTTTGGTGGATACCCACCGAATGCCAAGCATCCTTACGATCCTGTAACCAACGAAGGTTTCGAGGGCTGTATCGACGATGTGGTCATTTTAGACACGGTGGTCGATTTGACTCGCAACATTCAAGCGTTTGGAGTTATTCCCGGTTGCCCGGCAAGG TTCGCCAGTCTGGTGTCTTTCGAAGAGAACATGCCCGGTTATGTAAAATGGCCCAACGTCTCTGTGCCGGATACGCTTCAAGTGAAcctgaaattcaaaactttaGCGAACGACGGTTTGATTTTCTACATAACCGATCAAGATACAGAGGCGGTTAGTTTCCTGTCGCTGATCGACGGTATTCTGGTATTTACTAGCCAGGGCAAAGAATTGGGAACGAGTTTGTCGGGTATTAAGTTCAATGACAACGAATGGCACGTGGTCACAGCCACTCATTCGATGGATTCTTTAAAACTCGACATCGACGATACGAAGAACTACAGTACCGACATCGAACCGCCCCCGTTGCTTGTACATCACGGCAGCATGTACATTGGCGGACTGCCAATTAGTTTCGGTATTGAGCAAATCGGCTCGATGAATTCGTTTGTCGGTTGTATCGGAGACGCAACGCTGAACGGTGCCATTATAAACTTCGCAAACACGATCGAAAGACCTCACGCTTTCTTAGGGAAGTGCAAGGGAGGAGATCCATCGT CTTTGCCATCGGTAGCCGAACCAGAATCGGGTGTCTTACCTCCGTTGCTGCCTACCGAAAGTCCAGAAGATAATATCGAAGCATCCACCTATATCA ACATCATTGAAGTTGATTCGGAAAGAGAAACAGAGGAGGAGGAACCAAATTTAGAGGGACGTGGTGGTTACCACGATGAATTGATTACAACCACTGAATCTACGACCTCGACCCAAAGATCGATACCAATGCACGTGGATCAGTGCCGATTGCCTTACTATCCAGCGATCGATCCTGATTTGGACAATGCTTGGAGATTCG GTACTGCGAGAAACAGCAGGTTAGAGTACAGATCTTTGAACGGCAGATACAAGAACGACTATGACTTCCAAATTGATGTTAAAACAATGGCCGAAGACGGAATTATTTTCTACACCTCGGACCTTAATAATCAGAATTTAATTGCCGTGTACGTCAACAACGGAAAG CTTCATTACAAATTCGATTGTGGAAGCGGACCCGCTTTGCTGATcagtgaaaaaaa
- the LOC143148030 gene encoding solute carrier family 66 member 3 → MLLQQLADVLSLITIGMCFILKIPQILYLFSAKSANQISIVSLLLELTSYTVVTTYNYTNGYSLISYLEYPIILLQEYILIFLVLKYLKKINTFSILMAIFYFATSTCFALQIIPKSVLALLMPTCTPITVSSKVIQLLAILGAKNADTVSPITWFISTFTNLTRIFTIWMDSADILLLGNFTISVILSSSIMFSAIYYRRHRVKQN, encoded by the exons ATGTTGCTCCAACAATTGGCAGATGTATTAAGCCTTATAACAATAGGTATgtgttttatattaaaaattccacaaattctatatttattttctgcCAAATCAGCAAATCAAATTTCAATAGTGAGTCTTTTATTAGAATTAACAAG CTACACTGTGGTAACCACTTACAACTATACAAATGGTTACTCATTAATATCGTATTTGGAGTATCCTATTATTCTGTTGCAAGAATATATTCTAATCTTTCTAGTATtgaaatacttaaaaaaaatcaatacattctcaattttaatggcaatattttattttgccACAAGTACTTGCTTTGCACTGCAAATAATTCCAAAAAGCGTTCTTGCTCTTTTAATG CCGACTTGTACACCAATTACCGTATCGAGCAAGGTCATACAATTACTAGCAATCTTGGGAGCTAAAAACGCAGATACAGTGTCACCAATTACTTGGttcatttctactttcacgaatCTAA CAAGGATATTTACGATATGGATGGATTCGGCGGACATTCTGCTATTAGGAAATTTTACTATATCGGTAATTTTAAGCTCCAGTATCATGTTCTCCGCTATTTATTATAGACGACATCGAGTGAAGCAGAATTAA